The DNA window CCTTAGAAACACCACTTGAGAAAGGTCGTGTCGGCTTTTTCTATTCCTACCAAGGGTCCGATTTGCAAGGTGTCGAAAATCAATACGGCTTTCACTACTTACATTTCCAAAGCAGTATTTACTATCCATCCCAATCTGGGTTCACTGGCTATCTTGGACTCGGGCTAGGTAATTCCTATGCCGATGTGGATTGGGCGGATAAAAAATTTGGCTTCTCAGCCAGTATATTCGGCGGTATCGAGTATAAAGTGAGTGACAATCTCGCACTCACTGCACAACTGCGCTGGTTAGGTACCGTGGTCGATAATGACACATCGGGCGTTTGTACTTCATCAGAGGCAGGACAGAACTGCGTTATTCGTTTCGAAACCGACTGGATGAATCAGTTGCAATCCAACTTGGGATTGACCTTCAAGTTTTAACAACAACACAACAATATCTGCTGCGAGGGTGTATGAAAACTAGCCATACACCCTAGTAGGCAAAAACAGTTTATCTTCCAAGACACTTGAACAATTACAGAATAATAGTCTGTCACACCACCAATGTTCAGCCACGATCGATCTGCTTTCTCCCATTGTTACAAGATATAAACCAGACAAACCGCCAAAATTAACAAATGTCATCTATTGCGCCACACCGGATAAATCGCTAGTCTTCTACTCAAGCGACAGCTGAATATTTCAGATTTCGCAAACACACATCCAACAATTAAACATTTTATTCTAGATTTTTCTGCCGATAACGACATATACACTAAGAATTACGTTATCAATAGGTTAACTACTAAGTTGATTGTGAATTACCGTTATTCCTATCTCTAGTCAAAAACTTGAGCAGAAAAGCTTCATTCCTCAGGGAGTCGTATAGGAGTCTTATATGAAGCGAGAACAATGGGGATCCCGTGCGGGGTTCATCTTAGCCGCTGTAGGTTCAGCGATAGGTTTGGGAAACATCTGGCGTTTTCCGTATATGGCCTATGAAAATGGTGGTGGCGCATTTTTTATTCCTTACCTTTTTGCCATGATCACCGCGGGCATTCCATTCATGATCCTTGAGTTCAGTATGGGTCAAAAATACCGTGGCTCGGCGCCAAAAACACTCGCTAAAATCCATGCTAAATTTGAGTGGCTGGGTTGGTTCCAAGTCGGTGTTGCCGCCGTGATTGCGGTTTATTATGTGGCTGTAATTGGTTGGGCAATTTCTTACTTTGGTATGTCTTTCACCCAAAGTTGGGGAACAGATACGAACGCTTTCTTCTTCAGTGAGTATCTTGGTTTAGGTGATAACTCACCCACTAACTTAGGTAGTATTCAGTGGAAGATTGCGATTGCGATGTTGATTGCTTGGGCGATCACTTATGCAGCGATTGTGGGCGGGGTAAAATCCGGCATTGAACGAGCCTCCAAGATCATGATGCCTATTTTGTTCATCATGGTGCTGATTCTGATTGGACGCATGGTTTTCCTACCTGGTGCTTTAGATGGCGTGAACTATATGTTTGCTCCTGACTTTAGCAAAATTTGGGATGTCAAAGTTTGGGCAGCCGCTTACGGACAGATCTTCTTTACCCTAAGTATCGGCTTTGCCATTATGTTGGCTTACTCAAGTTATTTGCCAGAGAAATCAGACATCACAAATAACGCCTTTATGACTGTGTTAATTAACTGTGGTTTCTCTATCCTAGCAGGCATCATGATTTTCTCAGTGCTTGGTTACATGGCGCAAGAACAAGGCAAACCACTTACTGAAGTCGTCTCTGCGGGTGTGGGGCTGGCCTTTGTGACGCTTCCAGCGGCGATTAATCTACTGCCTGCACCTTATATCTTAGGCCCGCTGTTCTTCTTCGCTCTTGTCGTGGCTGGATTAAGCTCACACATCTCGATTATGGAAGCAGTTACGTCCGCTATCATCGACAAACTTAACTGGAGTCGTAAAAAAGCGGCAACCATCGTGGTGGGTGTGGGTGTGGTGGTTTCAATGGCCTTTGCAACCAATGGTGGCTTATTACTACTTGATTTGGTTGATCACTTTGCTAATAACGTCGGCATCATGTTCGGTGGTCTGGTGGAGATTGTGTTGATGGCATGGCTACTAAACAAAGTGGCAGACGTCCGTGGCTATGTAAATAATATCTCGGATTTCACCATTGGTACTTGGTTCGATGTTTGCTTGAAATTCATCACACCAGCGGTATTGGCTGTGATTCTGGCAACCAAGCTGCAGGCTCTGCTTACGGAAGGGTATGGTGGTTACGATCTGACACTGGGTTGGGCCGTTATCGGTGCCTTGTTTATCTTTGGCTTTGCCATCAACTTAACCAATCGGAAGGAGGCATAATTATGACCACGGGTGCGATCATCATGATGATTATTGGCCTAGGAATTACCTGGGGCGGCGCGGCAATTTGCATTAAGCGCGCAATGGATAAGTAAGCGCTATCCTATCTATTTTCCAGCCGGCTCTTTTGAGCCGGCTTTTTTGCACCTACTATTTGATTGAGTTGAGTACTAGGGTCTGTTGACCTTTGGCGGTTAAATTTTGTTCGAGATAAAAGCGTTTTAATCGCGACGAGAGGTTTGTAGCCTAGTCATTCTAAGCAAAACACCTCTCAACAAAGAGTAAAACGCTTTTTGCGGGGGCGCCTAGCTCGAACCCTTCGGGCAGCGTTTGTGGCTCCTTTTTGCTGCGTTATCGGCTTATCATGTAGGCCCCTACAATTCAAAGCCTCTGCCTTGCACAAAGAACCCACAAACTGCTGCAAAAATCATCTCAAAAGGTCAACAGACCCTAATCACACTAGCCTTTTATTTACTGCCTTCCGCGTTCCAAACATCGTGATAATCATCCTAATTTCAATCACCGCCATTACTCCTGTTTACAGTGCGACTCCATCAGTTCGAGACCTCCGACGCTTAAAGCAACAGAAACGAACGCAACAACTCGCTTTCAAACGGTCATTCTCGATAGTCTGGGAGCCAGCACAGATAACATGTCATTAACGTCTGTAATCAGATTCGACCTTGCAGCGAATCAATTGAGAGGAGAGCTTTCTAGAAGGCCGAAAGCTTAGTCAGAGGAGGTTAGATATTTGAGAAAAGACGAATCCGTTTGATACTATTGAAACTGTGCGCCTGATTTCTAGAGACAGGCGTTCACTCAAGAGCTTTAGCCGAATGAATGTTGGAGAATAGCGCTGAATGCCACTTCACCCTAAACCGCTGGATAACTCTACTTCTCAAGTTACGCGAATTACTCAATTAAGAAGATCTGGGATGCAAAACTAATCTGATAGCGACAAAAGCCGCTCGTGTGAGCACGTAAATAAACGCTGGGAGAGACAAACAAAAAGGAGGCCGAAGCCTCCTTTTCACATGAAGATGGAAGATTAACCGTGGTTACGGATCCACTCATCCATTTCAGTTTTCAGGTTGTCAGACTTAGTACCGAAGATAGCTTGTACGCCACCTGATACCACAACTACGCCTGCCGCACCTAGCTTTTTCAGTTTGTTTTGGTCAACGATTTCAGTATCAGCAACAGAAACACGTAGACGAGTGATACATGCATCTAGGTTAGTGATGTTCGCTTTACCACCGAAGGCTGCAACCAGTTCACCTGCTAATTCAGTACCTGAAGTTGCAGTTGCGTCCGCAGTTTCATCTTCACGGCCTGGTGTTTTCAGATCCATTGCACGGATAACGAAAGTAAACACAACGTAGTACAGCACTGCGTAAGCAACACCCAAACCAACAAGCAGCAACATGTTTTCCGCACGTGGAGATTGAACTACGAAGTCGATGAAGCCGTTAGAGAAGGTGTGACCGTGTACAACACCCAGTGAGTTAGTTAGTACATAAGCCAGACCAGCAAGTACTGCGTGAATTGCGTACAATACTGGAGCGATGAACAAGAATGAGAACTCGATTGGCTCAGTAATACCGGTTAGGAATGAAGTCAGAGCTGCTGACGCCATGATACCCATTACTTTCGCACGGTTTTCTGGTTTCGCACAGTGAGCGATAGCAAATGCCGCAGCTGGCAAACCAAACATCTTGAACAGGTAGCCACCAGCTAGCTGACCGAAACCATTACCCGCTGCACGAGTTGCGTCATCTGCAGTTAGGAAACAAGTCATGATACCGTGTACTGTTTCACCTGAACCGTTCACACAAGTACCCGCTTCGTAGAAGAATGGTACGTTCCAGATGTGGTGTAGACCGAATGGGATCAAAGAACGTTCAATAACGCCGTAGATACCAAATGCGGTTACTGGGTTCTGATGCGCTGCCCAATCAGAGAATGTCGCAATTGCAGCACCCACTGGTGGCCAAATGAATGACAAAATCACACCAAGAATAATAGATAGGAAACCCGTAATAATCGGCACAGCACGCTTACCAGCGAAGAAACCTAGGTATTCTGGAAGTTGAATTTTGTAGAAACGGTTGAATGCCCAAGCAGCCACACCACCAGCAAGGATACCACCTAGGACACCCGTGTCGATTTTGTCTGCACCCATAACGGTTGCCATCACTTTTAGCGTTGCAACCATGATTCCGTAACCAACGATAGCCGATAGACCTGAAACGCCATCGTTATTGGTAAAGCCAAGTGCCACACCTACCGCAAATAGAAGTGCCATTTGACCAAATACTGAACCACCAGCTTGCTCCATTAGGTGAGAAACCACCTCTGGTAGCCAGCTGAAGTTGGCAGCACCTACGCCAAGCAAAATACCCGCAACTGGTAAAACTGATACTGGTAGCATCAGAGCTTTACCAACTTTTTGCAGGTTAGCAAAAAGGTTTTTAAACATGTTTATGCTCCTGATTAAGTTATTAGTATTTTGGGTTCTAACGGCACACCCCCGTAGCCTAAATGTTAGCACCCAATGAAAATGTAACCACATTTGTCATTATATTTTCCGCCTCTAAATATATCTTGATGCCACTCAAACTTTCTACAAAGTTACGAAATTTAGTTTCAAAACAAGCCTTAGATCACATACACCCACGTCTGTCAATAGGGAAAAATAACAGAATAACTCATTGTTTTTAAATGATTTATCAATTAACAAAATTAATTTTATAGCGTAAATAAAATTGACTGCAATGTTATTTTTAGTAACAAAATTACATTTGGGTGAATAGTCGTAAAATCAATCAACATATTTAGTTAACAAGCATCGTTGGATTATTTCGACACACATAACGAAAAAAAAGAGAGCAAATGCTCTCTTTTTGAACGTTTTTTATATTTTTATCGCAAAAAAAGATCCCGATAGTTTTGGCTCGTTTTTTGCGCAACCTCAGCTAATGAAGTGCCTTTGAGCTGGGCAATATATGCGGCAACCTCGACAACAAACGCAGGTTGGTTCTCCTTGCCTCGATGAGGAACTGGAGCCAAATAAGGGGAATCGGTCTCAATCAGCAAGCGGTCTAATGGTAGATTTTTGACCACGTCCTTCAATTCGGTTGCTTGTCGAAACGTAACGATCCCTGAAATCGAAATGTAAAAACCCAACTCCATCGCAGCTTGAGCAAAAGGCATATCCTCGGTGAAACAGTGAATAACGCCCCCACACCGCTCAGCACAACCACTTTTCAAAATCGAGAGCGTATCTTCTCTCGCCTGTCTCGTGTGGATGATCAGCGGCTTGTTAAGTTCTACAGCAAGCCCTACGTGCTGTTCAAAGCGAGTGCGCTGCAGCGCAGCTGTTTCAGGCTGGTAATGATAGTCAAGCCCCGTTTCCCCCACGGCAACAACCTTAGGATGACTGGCATACTCTTTTAATGTAGCCAAACAGAAATCGCTTTCAACATCCAACGGGTGGACACCACACGAGGCGCGAACATTATCAAAAGGCTCAATCATCTCAAGCATTTTAGGAAATGAATCCAAAGTCACACCAACAGAGAGAAGTTGGTCGACGTTGGCTTGCCTTGCTTTATTAATCACATCTGCAATGTCCAGATGCAGGTCGTCATAGTTCAACTTGTCTAAATGACAATGAGAGTCTACAAACATAATGCCTCTCGGATTTCTATAATCCAGTTGGTAATAAGAAGTTCTTCATTCAAGCCAGGAAACGTACGCAATTGTTGCATTAGTTGCGTGAGCGATTCCATGGCTGAATGCAAACAGACAAGTGGACAGTGAGTCAATGTTTGACTGCCAGACAAGAGATCTTGACTGTCTAAACGAAATGCCGCTTTTTGCGCATCAGATAATAGATACCACAACCACGTCAGATTTCTTTGCGAAGACGTTTGTATAAACGAAGCCAATTCAGTGATGTCACTCAAAGGTTGGGTCAGCACACTGAGAAAAAGCGCCTCTAATTTTTGATACTCCGCAAGCCCTCCAGCTTGCGCCATCGCTTTTGCTTGCAATGGTGAATAATGGCTGAGTTTAAGTAAGTCTTTTGCAACGTCCTTCACGCCCTGCTGGCGCAGCCATTCTACCGCGGTATTGAGATCTGGCGTCGTTACCGTCCATTGCTGACAGCGGCTGATAATCGTTGGCAACAAGCGCTTTTTATCCCGATTGACCAACAGAAAAAGGCACTGTTCACCTGACTCTTCCAGGGTTTTCAACAGTGCGTTGGAGGCGGACTCATTCATTGCTTCGGCAGGTTCAATGATAAAAAGTCGGTAACCTCCCAACTGGGACGATTCCTGTGCTAAACGGTTACAATGGCGGATCTGTTCGACGCCAATTGCTTTTCCTTCCTTTTCGGGGAGAATGCGATGGAGATCGGGATGATTGTTGGACTTCACCAAATCACAGCTATGGCAAAACCCGCAGGCTTGATCAGGGTAGGTTTTGCACAGCAAAGCGGCAGAAAACGCATCCACTAAACTTTCGACGCCTAAATCGGCATCACTTTGCAACAAAACCGCACCAGGTAAACGCTGCGCTGCCATTGACGCTTGCAACCCGCGCCACACATCTTCTAGCCATGGATACTCGTGTACCATCCTCAATCCTGTGTTTCCACTAACCATTTTTGCAGTACGGCGCGAATGTCCTGCGCAACCGCCTCGATCGCTTGTTCTGCATTGATAATCACTACTGATGGATCCGCTTGGGCAATCTGCAAGTAGCGTTGACGTGTGCGTTCGAAAAAGCTGATATCCATTTTCTCAATCCGATCAAGCTCTCCGCGCCCTCGAGCACGTTCCAGACCCACTTTCGGGTCGATATCCATGTAAATGGTAAAATCTGGTTTGAATTCACCAAGCGCGGTATCACGCAGATTTTTCATCAATAGCGGAGAGATCTGCCGCCCACCGCCTTGATACGCTTGTGAGGACATATCATGTCTATCCCCCACCACCCATTTCCCTTGAGCGAGAGCAGGTTTGATCACGTTTTCCACCAGTTGCACACGCGCAGCGTACAACAACAACAACTCGGTCATATCGTGTAGGTGTTCACCTGAATGCTCCTCTTTAACCAAAGCTCGCAGCTTTTCTGCTAACGGTGTCCCACCGGGTTTCTCTAGTCTGCACGACATCTTGAATACCAGCCTGACTAAGCACATCCAGAACAGTACTGATCGCGGTACTTTTCCCCGCGCCTTCTAATCCTTCTACGACGATAAATTTTGTCTTGTTCATTATTTTTTTCTTAATTCTCGCAAATACGCACGTACTGCGCTGTTGTGTTCAGCCAAAGTTTTCGAGAAGACGTGTCCTCCTTTCCCACTGGCAACAAAGTATAAGTAGTGGCTATTTTTTTCTGGGTTTAATGCCGCTTGAATAGATGCTTCACCAGCCATCGCAATCGGCGTTGGTGGTAAACCATTGATAACATATGTATTGTATGGTGTCGGTGTTCGCAAATCTTTTTTGCGGATATTTCCGTCGTAGCGTTCCCCTAGCCCATAAATCACTGTCGGATCGGTTTGTAAACGCATACCTTTATTCAAACGATTGATAAAGACGGAGGCAATTCGCTCGCGTTCATCGTCGATCGCCGTCTCTTTTTCAATAATAGAAGCCAAAATAAGCGCTTCATAAGCGGATTGCAGTGGCAACTTCTCCTGACGACTCTGCCAATGCTTGTCGAGTATTTTATTCAGTTTACTATGCGCTCGTTTTAACAGATCAATATCCGATGTTCCCATGGTGTAGTGGTAGGTTTCGGCTAAAAACAGTCCTTCCAGCTTGCTATAAGGCACATCTAACTGCTTGGCGATCGCCTCTTCACTTAATCCCTCAAGCTTGTGGATCAAGTACGGATCATTGGCGATCTGTTCAATCCACTCTTTAAACTGGCTTCCTTCCACAAAAGTGATACTAAACTGATGCTCCTTGCCTTCGTTAAAGAGCACCAACACATCATAGAGCGACATCTCTGGTTGTATTTGATAGGTACCCGCTTTAATCTGCGTTAACTCAGGATAGAGTTTCGGTAACAGACGGGCAAAGGGCGTGTTATCTATCCAATGCTTCTCTTGAAGCAAGATCAGCGCACGGCTAAATCCACTACCTGCTGGGACTGTGATAATTTGCGCTTGTTCGATGTTCACTGGCAGTTCAACATACTGCTTGATCTGCGATAAAACATACTGGCTACCCACCGCGATGACGATGGCAGCAACAATAATTACGGCTAATAACTTCTTAATCACGAACAGAAAATTCCTTGAAAGTATCGTGTCATCTCACCAATCGGCATATTGCGATCTTGTATGCGAGTCACCGGCGCTACACCGAGCAACGAGTTACAAACAAACACTTCATCTGCATCAAGTAACTGTGCTATCTGCGCATCAATCACATTGACTGGCATGCCGTCATGCTGTGCTTGAGAAAGGATCAAACGACGCATAATGCCTGCCACACCACTTTGCGACACATCACTGGTATACAAAACCGACTCTTTGAGCCAAAAAAGATTGGCCATTGTAGTTTCAATAACGTGATTTTGCACATTTAAGGTGACGCCATCTTGATAGCCTTGCTTTTCCATCTCCGCTTTACACAAAATCTGCTCCAAACGGTTGTTATGTTTGTGCCCTGCAAGTAATGGATTAATACCTAAACGGGTTTGACACACGCCCAGTTGCAAGCCTGTTTGTTGTAAAGTGGCATAATGCGGAGGATAGGAAGCACTTGAGATCGTCACGAGTGGCTGCGTTACCTCGGAAAAGCTGTACCCTCGCCCACCAAGCCCCCGACTAATATGCAGTTTAAGCACCGCTTTTTCATCGGCAAGTACCGCTAAGTCTAACCACTGTTTAACTTGTAACCAGTCGGGAATGGGAATATGCAATGCGCTTAGACACGCCTGCATGCGTTCAATATGTAGAGGCCAGTGCTCAATATGGCCATATCGACTCAACATGGTGGTGAAGCATCCGTCGCCATATTGAAATGAACGGTCGGTAAGCGAAACCATCTCACTTGGTACACCATTTACCCAAAACATTTCAGCATCCCTAAAAAACAAAAACGGCTCAATGCTAAGCATCAAGCCGTTTAAATACAAGTTTCTAAACTCTAAAGCACTTAGATTTTCTTAAAGATCAGAGAAACCGTTAGTACCACCGAAGCCGAAAGAGTTACAGATGGCGTACTCCATCTCCACTTTTTGTGCAACATGCGGCACGAGGTCAATGTCTAATCCGTCTTCCGGGTTATCTAGGTTGATGGTTGGTGGAACAATCTGATCAACCAATGACATCACCGTGATGATAGCCTCAACAGACCCAGCAGCGCCTAAAAGGTGCCCGGTCATTGACTTAGTTGAAGAAACTTTAACTTGTTTCGCGCCTTCTTCACCAAGAGCACGCTTGACGCCCTTGATTTCCGCCACATCACCGGCCGGTGTTGATGTGCCGTGCGCATTCACGTAGCCAACTTGTGTGCCGACAATTCCAGCATCACGCATCGCCGCTTCCATCGCCAGTGCGCCGCCCGAACCATCTTCACTCGGAGAGGTCATGTGGTAAGCATCACCAGACATACCAAAGCCAACTAGCTCAGCGTAAATCTTCGCACCACGCGCTTTAGCGTGTTCATACTCTTCCAATACCATGATGCCAGCACCGTCACCCAGTACAAAACCGTCACGGTCTTTGTCCCAAGGGCGAGACGCTTTTTGTGGCTCATCATTGCGGGTCGATAACGCTTTCGCCGCGCCAAAACCTGCCATGCCAAGCGGTGTTGATGCTTTTTCGGCACCACCAGCGACCATAGCATCGGCGTCACCGTAAGCGATCATGCGCGCAGCGTGACCAATATTGTGCAGGCCAGTTGTACACGCGGTAGAAATAGCGATATTCGGGCCACGCAAGCCTCGCATAATAGACAAGTTACCCGCAACCATGTTGACGATGGTTGAAGGAACAAAGAATGGACTCACTTTACGTGGGCCTTTCTCGACTAGAGCGGTATGGCCAGTTTCAATTAAATCAAGGCCACCGATGCCAGAACCAATTGCCACACCAACACGATGTGCATTCTGCTCGTTAACATCCAGACCTGAGTCATCTAGAGCTTGAATACCTGCTGCAATGCCGTACTGGATAAATAAATCCATTTTACGAGCATCTTTTTTAGACATGTACTCTTCGCAATTGAAGTCTTTCACCAGACCTGCAAAACGGGTAGAAAAGTTAGTTGTATCGAAATGTTCGATATTGACGATACCACTTTTGCCTTCCAGCAGGGCTTTCCATGAATCTGCTACAGTGTTGCCGACCGGTGACAACATACCCATGCCAGTGACAACTACACGACGCTTGGACACGATATAATTCTCCGGGAATTGAATTTCTATGGGAGGATAGAAGAAGTTGGAAAAAACACAGGCGGTCTAGGTGACCGCCTGGGAGAGACTATTACTCTGCGTTAGCAGTCACGTAGTCGATAGCAGCTTGAACAGTTGTGATCTTTTCAGCTTCTTCGTCTGGAATCTCAGTGTCGAATTCTTCTTCTAGTGCCATTACTAGCTCAACGGTGTCTAGAGAATCCGCGCCCAGGTCATCTACGAAAGAAGCTTCGTTTTTCACTTCAGCTTCATCAACACCTAGTTGTTCAACAATGATTTTCTTTACGCGTTCTTCGAGGTTGCTCATTTTTCTTTTCCTTTACAGAGTTCGCTTTATGCGATGTTTTCCGTAGTTTATTCAATCTATTAAAAGTTGCAAGGCTAACTTTTCTGGTCAAACCACAATTTACGCGATTTTAACCGATTTTCATTACATATTTGACCTAAATCATGCACAGATACTGCACAAGATCTAAACCATATACATGCCACCATTCACATGAAGTGTTTCGCCAGTGATGTAAGCCGCCGCTGGCGAAGCCAAAAATACCACAGCTTCAGCGATTTCACGAGGATCACCAAGACGACCTGCTGGTACATTCGCCAAAGTGACGGCACGTTGTTCATCATTGAGCGCACGAGTCATGTCGGTTTCGATAAAACCAGGGGCAACCGTGTTCACTGTCACACCACGCGATGCTACTTCACGTGCAAGAGACTTGGTAAAGCCGATCACACCTGCTTTAGCGGCTGCGTAGTTTGCCTGCCCTGCATTACCCATAGTGCCAACAACAGAGCCGACGTTGATAATGCGACCATCACGCTTTTTCATCATGCCACGCATAACCGCTTTTGACAGACGGAAGATAGACGTTAGGTTGGTGTCCATAATGTCACTCCATTCGTCATCTTTCATGCGCATTAACAGATTATCACGCGTGATGCCTGCATTATTGATCAAAATATCAATCGCGCCGAACTCATCGTTGATGGCCTTTAGTGTAGCCTCAATTGATTCAGCTTGGGTGACATTTAACGCAAAACCTTTGCCATTTTCGCCTAAATATTCAGAAATGGCGGCTGCGCCACTTTCTGATGTTGCAGTACCGATGACGGTTGCACCACGCTCAACCAAGGTTTCCGCAATCGCGCGGCCAATACCACGGCTTGCGCCTGTCACTAGGGCAACTTTGCCACTTAAACTCAATAAGTCTGTCATTGGTTTTCCTTATTATTTTACAGCGTCCAGCGAAGCCATATCGTTCACCGCTGCCGCTTCTAGAGACTTAACAATGCGTTTGGTCAAACCGGTTAATACTTTACCGGGACCCATTTCAAGTAATTTCTCCACACCCTGATTACTCATTAGTTCTACGCTCTCGGTCCAACGAACTGGGCTGTAAAGCTGACGAACAAGGGCATCCTTGATCTTCACAGGGTCGGTTTCTGCAACCACATCAACGTTATTAATAACAGGAAGTTGCGGAGCATTAAATTCGATAGATTCTAGAGCAATCGCCAGTTTGTCTGCCGCTGGCTTCATCAATGCACAGTGTGATGGTACTGAAACTGGCAGTGGAAGTGCACGTTTAGCACCGGCTTCTTTACACAGCACGCCCGCACGCTCTACGGCATCTTTGCTGCCAGCAATCACCACTTGACCCGGCGAGTTAAAGTTCACCGGAGAAACCACTTCGCCTTGCGCGGCGTCTTCACAGGCTTTTGCAATCGCTTCGTCATCGAGACCAATAATCGCATACATCGCGCCCGTCCCCGCTGGAACCGCTTCTTGCATCAATTGCCCACGCAGTTCAACCAGCTTGATCGCTTGTTTAAAGTCGATAACACCTGCACAAACCAACGCCGAATACTCACCTAAGCTGTGACCTGCCAAGTTTGCAGGTTGCGCAAGACCTAGCTGCTGCCATACGCGCCAGATCGCGACAGATGAGGCCAGTAAAGCAGGCTGAGTACGAAAAGTTTGATTGAGGTCTTCCACAGGGCCATTTTGCACTAAAGACCAAAGGTCGTAGCCAAGCGTTTCTGAGGCTTGTGCAAAAGTCTCT is part of the Vibrio cidicii genome and encodes:
- the fabG gene encoding 3-oxoacyl-ACP reductase FabG, encoding MTDLLSLSGKVALVTGASRGIGRAIAETLVERGATVIGTATSESGAAAISEYLGENGKGFALNVTQAESIEATLKAINDEFGAIDILINNAGITRDNLLMRMKDDEWSDIMDTNLTSIFRLSKAVMRGMMKKRDGRIINVGSVVGTMGNAGQANYAAAKAGVIGFTKSLAREVASRGVTVNTVAPGFIETDMTRALNDEQRAVTLANVPAGRLGDPREIAEAVVFLASPAAAYITGETLHVNGGMYMV
- the fabD gene encoding ACP S-malonyltransferase, which gives rise to MSKFAIVFPGQGSQAVGMLAELGEQYDIVKETFAQASETLGYDLWSLVQNGPVEDLNQTFRTQPALLASSVAIWRVWQQLGLAQPANLAGHSLGEYSALVCAGVIDFKQAIKLVELRGQLMQEAVPAGTGAMYAIIGLDDEAIAKACEDAAQGEVVSPVNFNSPGQVVIAGSKDAVERAGVLCKEAGAKRALPLPVSVPSHCALMKPAADKLAIALESIEFNAPQLPVINNVDVVAETDPVKIKDALVRQLYSPVRWTESVELMSNQGVEKLLEMGPGKVLTGLTKRIVKSLEAAAVNDMASLDAVK